From Acinetobacter suaedae, one genomic window encodes:
- a CDS encoding 2OG-Fe(II) oxygenase encodes MSQILKLDALQQAQVSTSPYPYFVVENSIVDSEVMAVIQDFPKIDQGGSYNIENVEIKPNFDRFLKSLDTKEFRQILTEKFDVDVMEHPMMITLRGYSRQKDGRIHSDSKTKLLTILIYLNESWEAPTGRLRILNDEKNMDDYAEEINAGPGTLVAFKVTDNGWHGYVPYEGQRQSIQINFLTSDKANAKHRFVHGLSAKLKKLFK; translated from the coding sequence ATGTCACAAATTTTAAAATTAGATGCTTTACAACAAGCACAAGTTTCAACCTCCCCGTATCCATATTTTGTAGTAGAGAATTCTATTGTGGATAGTGAAGTAATGGCAGTGATTCAAGACTTCCCAAAAATTGATCAAGGTGGAAGCTATAATATTGAAAATGTTGAAATCAAACCTAATTTTGATCGTTTCTTAAAGTCTCTTGATACCAAAGAGTTTCGTCAAATCTTAACAGAAAAATTTGATGTGGATGTGATGGAGCATCCAATGATGATCACATTACGTGGCTATTCACGTCAAAAAGATGGTCGTATTCATTCAGACTCTAAAACTAAGCTGCTCACTATTTTGATTTACTTAAATGAATCTTGGGAAGCGCCTACAGGCCGTCTTCGTATTTTAAATGATGAAAAAAATATGGATGACTATGCTGAGGAAATTAATGCTGGTCCAGGAACTTTGGTTGCGTTTAAAGTAACCGATAATGGCTGGCATGGGTATGTTCCTTATGAAGGGCAGCGTCAGTCGATTCAAATTAACTTTTTAACAAGTGATAAAGCCAACGCTAAGCATCGTTTTGTACATGGTTTAAGTGCGAAATTGAAAAAGTTATTTAAATAA
- a CDS encoding MarR family winged helix-turn-helix transcriptional regulator, giving the protein MTKKYARFLPTADSFKLEDFPYYWVSQVNAQYVQNIDNVLKKYGLDNSRRRILIALDVKPHASVSELSDMVISKMSTTTKIVYRLKDEGYIETYSCNEDGRITRVYLTDKGKEMITKINDLTSVILEQSFDGLTPLQIEKTMEILKHMFKNLAR; this is encoded by the coding sequence ATGACAAAGAAATATGCGCGTTTTTTACCTACAGCCGATTCATTTAAGTTAGAAGATTTTCCTTACTATTGGGTATCTCAAGTAAATGCTCAGTACGTACAAAACATTGATAACGTACTAAAAAAATATGGCTTAGACAATTCACGTCGTCGTATTCTAATCGCATTAGATGTTAAACCTCATGCAAGCGTATCTGAACTATCAGATATGGTCATCTCAAAAATGTCGACAACAACTAAAATTGTTTATCGCCTGAAAGATGAAGGTTATATTGAAACTTACTCATGTAATGAAGATGGACGTATCACTCGTGTTTATCTCACTGACAAAGGTAAAGAAATGATCACTAAAATTAATGATTTAACCTCTGTCATTCTGGAGCAGTCTTTTGATGGCTTAACCCCTCTTCAAATTGAAAAGACTATGGAAATTTTGAAGCATATGTTCAAAAATCTAGCTCGCTAG
- a CDS encoding flavin-containing monooxygenase, translating to MRDVTKNAIQKTKVAIIGAGFGGLAMAIRLLQSQINDFVILEKTNDVGGTWRENQYPGAACDVQSHMYSLSFAPKTDWSKRYAEADEIFSYIQDITEQYKLKDYCKFNHEVTHAEFDENRNVWTVEFKDQPTLEAQFVIFASGPLHVPQIPHIKGIEKFKGKVFHSSKWEHDYDLNGKSVASIGTGGSAIQYIPEIAPAVKQLYVFQRTAAWVIPRDERKYSKLSKFLFKASNIYRQIHRSRLYWSNESRVVPIVQPQIMKYGQKLAEAFIRYQVKDKALAKKLTPDFVMGCKRILISNKYFPTFNRKNVELVTDGIQEITANGIITKDGKERQIDCLIYGTGFITDPRIYLKHFDCVGRNGIELKQAWKDGAESYYGIATKNFPNLFQLLGPNTILGHNSVIFMIESQVNYILQLIQTVDKTGTQAVEIKPDVQDQFNERVQEQLKGTVWQAGGCSSWYQAADGKNFSLWPTYTWKYWLETRKVNVADYNFISTSISARNDAA from the coding sequence ATGCGTGATGTAACCAAAAATGCTATTCAAAAAACTAAAGTTGCAATTATTGGTGCAGGTTTTGGTGGTTTAGCTATGGCGATTCGCCTATTGCAAAGTCAAATCAATGATTTTGTTATTTTAGAAAAAACCAACGATGTTGGTGGAACATGGCGAGAAAACCAATATCCTGGTGCTGCATGTGACGTCCAATCACATATGTACTCTCTTTCCTTTGCACCAAAGACAGATTGGTCCAAACGATATGCAGAAGCAGATGAAATTTTTAGTTATATTCAGGATATTACAGAGCAATACAAGCTAAAGGATTATTGCAAATTTAATCATGAAGTAACGCACGCTGAATTTGATGAAAACCGTAATGTCTGGACGGTAGAGTTTAAAGACCAACCAACACTAGAAGCACAATTCGTAATTTTTGCTTCTGGTCCATTGCATGTTCCACAAATTCCACATATTAAAGGTATCGAAAAATTTAAAGGTAAAGTATTCCATTCATCTAAATGGGAACACGATTACGATTTAAATGGAAAATCAGTTGCTTCAATTGGTACAGGTGGTAGTGCCATTCAATATATTCCTGAAATTGCACCTGCAGTTAAACAACTCTATGTTTTCCAACGTACAGCAGCTTGGGTAATTCCACGTGATGAACGTAAATATTCAAAACTAAGTAAATTTTTATTTAAAGCTTCAAATATTTATCGTCAAATTCATCGTAGTCGTTTGTACTGGAGTAACGAGTCGCGTGTTGTACCGATTGTGCAACCACAAATCATGAAATATGGGCAAAAACTTGCCGAAGCCTTTATTCGTTATCAAGTCAAAGACAAAGCCTTAGCGAAGAAACTTACCCCTGATTTTGTTATGGGTTGTAAGCGTATTCTGATTTCAAACAAATACTTCCCGACATTTAATCGTAAAAATGTTGAACTAGTAACTGATGGTATTCAAGAAATCACAGCAAATGGTATTATCACCAAAGATGGCAAAGAACGTCAGATCGACTGTTTAATCTATGGTACAGGTTTTATTACTGATCCACGCATCTACTTAAAGCATTTTGATTGTGTTGGACGTAATGGTATTGAACTTAAACAGGCTTGGAAAGATGGCGCTGAGAGTTATTATGGTATTGCAACTAAAAACTTCCCTAACCTTTTCCAGCTTTTAGGTCCAAACACAATTCTTGGTCATAACTCTGTAATTTTTATGATCGAGTCGCAAGTGAATTACATCTTACAATTAATTCAAACTGTAGACAAAACGGGTACCCAAGCTGTTGAAATTAAGCCTGATGTACAAGATCAGTTTAATGAGCGTGTACAAGAACAGCTGAAAGGAACTGTTTGGCAAGCTGGTGGTTGTAGTAGTTGGTATCAAGCTGCAGATGGCAAAAACTTCTCTTTGTGGCCAACTTACACTTGGAAATATTGGTTAGAAACGCGCAAGGTGAATGTCGCTGATTACAACTTTATTAGTACATCAATCAGTGCAAGAAATGATGCAGCGTAA
- a CDS encoding alpha/beta hydrolase family protein, with amino-acid sequence MKTFEPFWISCRDGYQLAAQFYPAQQKNIKALPILICPATGITKTFYHAFAEWLSHQGYDVLSFDFRGIGESLHGALKDSTASIDDWGMLDIPAAIETLLNRTLAKQVIIIGHSAGGQLLGIAPNYHKVAKVLAIAGSTGHIKGLKGKTKLLAPVMFNVIFPLSSLLKGYGATQFIGMGENLPKNVAKQWAEFCSKPGYVMNAIGKSIFEDYHQEIQCPITSFWASDDEIATHANVKDLLRLYPNAKTKLIELNPRQHGYKQIGHMLMFKKTHQKLWPIIENELHI; translated from the coding sequence ATGAAAACATTTGAACCATTTTGGATAAGTTGTAGAGATGGCTATCAACTTGCAGCTCAATTCTATCCTGCTCAACAAAAAAACATCAAAGCTCTACCTATTTTAATTTGCCCAGCAACTGGTATCACCAAAACCTTTTATCATGCCTTTGCAGAATGGCTAAGCCACCAAGGCTATGATGTACTCAGTTTTGATTTTAGGGGGATCGGCGAATCCTTACATGGTGCACTAAAGGATTCTACTGCCAGTATCGATGATTGGGGGATGTTAGATATTCCTGCTGCAATTGAAACATTATTAAACCGCACGCTTGCAAAACAAGTCATTATTATTGGACACAGTGCTGGTGGTCAATTACTAGGAATAGCACCAAACTATCACAAAGTTGCTAAAGTATTGGCAATTGCAGGTTCTACTGGACATATAAAAGGCTTAAAAGGCAAAACTAAATTACTTGCACCAGTAATGTTTAATGTAATTTTCCCTCTTTCGAGTCTATTAAAAGGATATGGAGCCACTCAGTTTATTGGCATGGGCGAAAATCTACCTAAAAATGTTGCTAAACAATGGGCTGAATTTTGTAGTAAGCCAGGCTATGTAATGAATGCAATTGGAAAAAGTATTTTTGAAGATTATCACCAAGAAATTCAATGCCCTATAACCTCATTTTGGGCAAGTGATGATGAGATTGCAACTCATGCCAATGTCAAAGATTTACTTCGTTTATATCCAAACGCAAAAACTAAACTCATTGAATTAAACCCAAGACAACATGGTTATAAGCAAATCGGGCATATGCTAATGTTCAAAAAAACACATCAAAAACTATGGCCAATTATCGAAAATGAATTACATATCTAA
- a CDS encoding AraC family transcriptional regulator — MKRSILGLMYLIQGMRHIGIDVDARLAKMGIHADALDPSSIIADEIEWDILQHISQDVSPEQGLFIGQHYALAGYGPFLMLLVTSDTLEKALLNGIRFQQLTHLFGSLQLDIRKDLIRLSYQPIDLETHLGHLRAQCEISGTYKFLQDIFKMMGLEIPKIKIELPFKRPKELQLIGSYQDYYGVDVEFGCEQAAFIMENTQLLETKIPSADILTYRIYEEKCLSDLELLKKVEHLDVTIVEYVEGYLELQNGVIPTMSETACALKIPERTLRHQLQQMQTSYKEIRERLIKKKAIKFIEASTYSVEQIAEMLGYSEPAAFNHAFKRWFGQSPRQYNRNH, encoded by the coding sequence ATGAAAAGATCTATCCTCGGATTGATGTATTTGATTCAAGGCATGCGCCACATTGGTATTGATGTGGATGCACGTTTAGCAAAAATGGGAATACATGCCGATGCTTTAGATCCAAGTTCAATCATTGCAGATGAGATCGAGTGGGATATTTTGCAGCATATTAGTCAAGATGTTTCACCTGAGCAAGGTTTGTTTATTGGACAGCATTATGCCTTAGCTGGTTATGGTCCATTTCTTATGCTTTTAGTGACCAGTGATACATTGGAAAAAGCTTTACTCAATGGTATACGTTTTCAACAGCTCACACATTTGTTTGGTTCTCTACAATTAGATATTCGCAAAGATTTGATTCGTTTATCTTACCAGCCGATTGACCTTGAAACACATTTAGGGCATTTAAGAGCACAGTGTGAAATCTCTGGAACCTATAAGTTCCTACAAGATATTTTTAAAATGATGGGATTAGAGATTCCTAAAATAAAGATTGAATTACCTTTTAAAAGACCCAAAGAGTTACAATTGATCGGGTCCTACCAAGATTATTATGGTGTAGATGTAGAATTTGGCTGTGAGCAAGCCGCATTTATTATGGAAAATACCCAACTCTTGGAAACTAAAATTCCATCTGCGGATATCTTGACCTATCGCATTTATGAAGAAAAATGCCTATCCGATTTGGAGCTGTTGAAGAAGGTTGAACATTTAGATGTGACTATAGTTGAGTATGTAGAAGGTTATTTGGAATTACAAAATGGAGTCATACCAACCATGTCTGAGACAGCATGTGCACTCAAAATTCCTGAACGAACATTAAGGCATCAATTGCAGCAAATGCAGACCAGTTATAAAGAAATCCGTGAAAGGCTCATCAAGAAAAAGGCAATAAAATTTATAGAAGCAAGTACATATTCAGTTGAGCAGATTGCAGAAATGTTAGGTTATTCTGAACCTGCTGCTTTTAATCATGCATTTAAACGATGGTTTGGACAGAGTCCTCGACAGTACAATCGAAATCATTAA
- the pyrF gene encoding orotidine-5'-phosphate decarboxylase, with protein sequence MSIIVALDAKSQYDALTIVEQLDPALCRVKVGKELFTHEGPAVVKSLHDKGFEVFLDLKFHDIPNTTAQAVCAAADLGVWMVNVHASGGRKMMETCVERLRAGNYHTQLIAVTVLTSMGREDLRDIGLDIEPVEQVQRLAKLTKESGLDGVVCSAQEAKILREMLGQDFALVTPGIRPEGSNADDQKRIVTPKQAMQDGSTHLVIGRPITKAENPTAMLKSILASI encoded by the coding sequence TTGAGTATTATTGTTGCCCTAGATGCAAAAAGCCAATACGACGCTCTGACGATTGTGGAACAACTTGATCCTGCTTTATGTCGTGTCAAAGTAGGCAAGGAGCTTTTTACTCACGAAGGGCCTGCTGTTGTTAAAAGCTTACATGACAAGGGGTTCGAAGTTTTTCTTGATTTAAAATTTCATGATATTCCAAATACAACTGCGCAAGCAGTGTGTGCTGCTGCTGACCTAGGTGTCTGGATGGTAAATGTCCACGCATCTGGTGGTCGTAAAATGATGGAAACTTGTGTAGAGCGTCTCAGAGCAGGAAACTATCATACACAACTTATTGCAGTAACTGTTTTAACTTCAATGGGACGTGAAGATTTACGTGATATTGGCTTAGATATTGAACCTGTAGAGCAAGTACAGCGTTTAGCAAAATTGACTAAAGAAAGTGGTCTAGATGGTGTTGTTTGTTCAGCACAAGAAGCAAAAATTCTACGTGAAATGTTAGGTCAAGATTTTGCATTGGTAACACCTGGTATTCGTCCTGAAGGGTCGAATGCTGATGACCAAAAACGTATTGTGACACCGAAGCAAGCGATGCAAGATGGTTCTACTCATTTAGTAATTGGCCGCCCAATCACTAAAGCAGAGAATCCGACAGCGATGCTAAAATCGATTTTAGCTTCAATTTAA
- a CDS encoding SOS response-associated peptidase family protein has translation MCANYKPLTLEQAKQLKLPLIPFEYVDEVYPSYKTPLLFQSELGLEWREVLFGLVPKWAEDTNIAKHTYNARHETIFQKPSFLESASKCKFGVIPVFEFYESKYIDGKPQRWGVRRKDGQAFYIAALYEIRKLNDQIVRSATMLTMNAIDHPMMKDFHEPGDVKRSVVVIPHNRLNEWLSLKQPNELGHFMCGFPIEEFECSHVPKIKVEKVTPQLNMFD, from the coding sequence ATGTGTGCTAACTATAAGCCTTTAACACTTGAGCAAGCAAAGCAGCTAAAATTGCCATTAATTCCATTTGAATATGTGGATGAAGTCTATCCGAGTTATAAAACACCTTTGTTATTTCAATCCGAATTAGGCTTAGAGTGGCGAGAAGTATTGTTTGGACTTGTACCGAAATGGGCTGAAGACACGAATATTGCTAAGCATACTTATAACGCACGGCATGAAACTATTTTTCAGAAGCCAAGTTTTCTTGAATCAGCATCAAAATGTAAATTTGGTGTTATACCTGTTTTTGAGTTTTATGAAAGCAAATATATCGACGGTAAACCACAGCGTTGGGGAGTACGTCGAAAAGATGGTCAAGCATTTTATATTGCGGCACTTTACGAAATACGAAAATTAAATGATCAAATTGTGCGCTCAGCAACGATGTTAACGATGAATGCGATTGATCATCCGATGATGAAAGATTTTCATGAACCTGGTGACGTTAAACGGTCAGTAGTTGTTATCCCACACAATCGTTTGAATGAGTGGCTAAGTTTAAAGCAACCTAACGAACTTGGTCATTTTATGTGTGGATTCCCAATAGAGGAATTTGAGTGTTCTCATGTACCAAAAATAAAAGTAGAAAAGGTAACACCTCAGTTGAATATGTTTGATTGA
- a CDS encoding malate synthase G — protein sequence MTVRIQQGKLAIAKELYDFIENEALPGSGLDSETYWKNFEQVVVDLSPKNKALLAKREELQEKIDEWHRNNKFEINAYKAFLIEIGYLVPEVEDFKVTTENVDEEIALLAGPQLVVPVRNARYCLNAANARWGSLYDALYGTDVISEENGAEKGKGYNPVRGDKVIAFAKDFLNQTFPLAQGSHADATKYAVDHNRLAVSLKDGSTTTLEHEAQFVGFNGDAANPTEIVLLNNGLHVIIDIDANSPVGKTDAAGVKDLTLEAAITTIQDLEDSVAAVDAEEKVEGYRNWLGLMKGDLQESIEKNGKTITRALNKDRTVQNLIGGTTTLHGRSLMLLRNVGHLMTNPAILVEGEEVFEGIMDALITPLLSIVDIRGQNENKNSRKGSMYIVKPKMHGPEEVAFAVELFERAEQALGLPAKTLKIGIMDEERRTSVNLKNCIAAAKDRTIFINTGFMDRTGDEIHTSMEAAPVVRKEAVKTQKWIAAYENRNVAIGLACGLQGKAQIGKGMWPKPDSMKDMLATKTAHPNAGATCAWVPSPTGAVLHALHYHQINVKARQDELAAEDMLTLDDLLTPPFAPETNWTAEELNNELENNCQGILGYVVRWVDLGVGCSKVPDINNVGLMEDRATLRISSQHVANWLRHGIVTREQVEEVLKRMAVIVDQQNANDPLYTPMAPNFDGIAFQAASDLIFKGAEQPSGYTEPLLHAARLKLKGYTGD from the coding sequence ATGACTGTACGTATTCAACAAGGCAAGCTAGCGATTGCTAAAGAACTTTACGATTTCATCGAAAATGAAGCTTTACCAGGTTCTGGTTTAGATAGTGAAACTTACTGGAAAAACTTCGAGCAAGTCGTTGTTGATCTTAGTCCAAAGAACAAAGCATTATTGGCTAAGCGTGAAGAGCTTCAAGAGAAAATTGATGAGTGGCATCGCAATAATAAATTTGAAATCAATGCATATAAAGCATTCTTAATTGAAATTGGTTATTTAGTACCAGAAGTAGAAGATTTCAAAGTTACAACTGAAAATGTTGACGAAGAAATTGCTTTATTAGCTGGTCCGCAGTTGGTGGTACCTGTACGTAATGCACGTTACTGCTTGAATGCTGCAAATGCGCGTTGGGGTTCATTGTACGATGCACTTTATGGTACGGATGTAATTTCTGAAGAAAATGGTGCTGAAAAGGGTAAAGGATATAACCCTGTTCGTGGCGATAAAGTTATTGCTTTTGCAAAAGATTTCTTAAATCAAACCTTCCCATTGGCGCAAGGTTCGCATGCAGATGCAACAAAATATGCAGTTGATCATAACCGTTTAGCTGTAAGCTTAAAAGATGGTTCAACCACCACCTTAGAACATGAAGCACAATTTGTTGGTTTTAATGGTGATGCGGCTAATCCAACAGAAATCGTTTTATTAAATAATGGTTTACACGTTATTATCGATATTGATGCGAATAGCCCAGTAGGTAAAACTGATGCGGCTGGTGTAAAAGATTTAACACTAGAAGCGGCAATCACGACAATCCAAGATTTAGAAGATTCTGTTGCAGCAGTTGATGCAGAAGAGAAAGTCGAAGGTTATCGTAACTGGTTAGGCTTGATGAAAGGTGACTTGCAAGAGTCAATCGAGAAAAATGGTAAAACCATTACTCGTGCTTTGAATAAAGACCGCACTGTTCAGAACCTAATTGGTGGTACAACAACACTACATGGTCGCTCATTAATGCTTCTTCGTAATGTTGGTCACTTAATGACAAACCCTGCGATCCTTGTAGAAGGTGAAGAAGTATTTGAAGGCATCATGGATGCTTTGATTACACCATTGCTGAGTATTGTTGATATTCGTGGTCAAAATGAGAACAAAAACTCTCGTAAAGGCTCAATGTATATCGTAAAACCTAAGATGCATGGTCCTGAAGAGGTCGCATTTGCAGTAGAGTTGTTTGAGCGTGCTGAACAAGCACTTGGCTTACCAGCTAAAACACTCAAAATCGGTATTATGGATGAAGAACGTCGTACTTCTGTGAATTTGAAGAACTGTATCGCTGCTGCTAAGGATCGTACGATCTTCATCAACACAGGTTTCATGGACCGTACCGGTGATGAAATCCACACTTCTATGGAAGCTGCACCAGTTGTACGTAAAGAAGCAGTTAAGACTCAGAAATGGATTGCTGCTTATGAAAACCGTAACGTTGCGATTGGTTTAGCATGTGGTTTGCAAGGTAAAGCTCAGATTGGTAAAGGCATGTGGCCAAAACCAGATAGCATGAAAGATATGTTGGCGACTAAGACTGCACATCCAAATGCTGGTGCAACTTGTGCATGGGTTCCATCTCCAACGGGTGCAGTACTTCATGCGTTGCATTATCATCAAATCAATGTAAAAGCACGCCAAGATGAGTTGGCTGCAGAAGATATGTTGACGCTTGATGACTTGTTAACTCCACCATTTGCACCTGAAACAAATTGGACTGCAGAAGAGTTAAATAATGAGCTTGAGAATAACTGCCAAGGTATTTTAGGTTATGTTGTTCGTTGGGTAGATTTGGGTGTGGGTTGTTCGAAAGTTCCAGATATCAACAACGTTGGTTTGATGGAAGATCGCGCAACATTACGTATCTCTTCTCAACATGTTGCTAACTGGTTACGTCACGGTATCGTAACACGCGAACAAGTTGAAGAAGTGCTTAAGCGCATGGCTGTGATTGTTGATCAACAAAATGCTAATGATCCATTGTACACGCCAATGGCACCGAACTTTGATGGGATTGCATTCCAAGCTGCTTCTGACTTGATCTTCAAGGGTGCTGAGCAACCATCTGGTTATACAGAGCCATTGTTACACGCTGCTCGTTTAAAACTTAAAGGTTATACAGGTGACTAA
- a CDS encoding lipopolysaccharide assembly protein LapA domain-containing protein yields the protein MRYVLIALLVVIFGYSLALVLQNPTELPVDLLFTQVPAMRLGLLLLLTLALGIVVGLLLGVQVFRVFQTNWEIKRLRKDIDHLRKEQIQLAQQAAAEAAASVRHEKTVLDITNENKSPL from the coding sequence ATGCGTTATGTATTAATTGCATTACTCGTTGTCATCTTTGGTTATTCACTTGCCTTGGTGCTTCAAAATCCAACTGAGCTACCAGTTGATTTGTTGTTTACTCAAGTTCCGGCAATGCGCTTGGGGTTATTACTTTTATTGACCTTAGCATTAGGCATTGTTGTTGGTTTACTCTTAGGGGTGCAAGTTTTTCGTGTTTTTCAAACGAATTGGGAAATTAAAAGATTACGTAAAGATATTGATCATCTTCGTAAAGAGCAAATTCAGCTCGCCCAACAAGCTGCAGCTGAGGCTGCTGCCAGTGTAAGACACGAAAAAACTGTATTGGATATTACCAATGAAAATAAAAGCCCATTATAA
- a CDS encoding lysine exporter LysO family protein, with the protein MQSFILILQIFFAISLGYFIAPQLSKTIKQLVFKILPYFSYILLISVAFELTQALNHIENPIAILPPALLIAFTTSIGAFFICLFTYKLIDRQSVQGKISLRLFLNALKNITKAFLALAIGVVIGLLIKNFDVHISFNSWYLLLIFIFLIGIELAFTQFDRSWLSWKILLVPVAAIIGSCLASIFNYFILSDHYKVNEVLALAQGYGWYSMSGIVFTELHSAKLGGIALLTDLFREIFAILLMYCLGWRFPRSAISSAGATSMDVTLAMVKQSCGTHYVPHAMMSGLILSLLAPLLISLFLSLKF; encoded by the coding sequence ATGCAATCTTTCATTCTTATTCTTCAAATCTTTTTTGCAATTTCTTTAGGCTATTTTATTGCCCCACAACTATCCAAAACCATAAAACAGCTAGTATTCAAAATTCTTCCTTATTTTTCCTATATCCTATTGATCAGTGTGGCTTTTGAGCTAACTCAAGCCCTCAATCATATTGAAAATCCTATCGCTATTCTTCCTCCAGCATTACTGATTGCATTTACAACATCTATCGGTGCTTTCTTTATTTGTTTATTTACTTATAAATTGATTGATCGCCAAAGTGTTCAAGGCAAAATATCATTACGCTTATTTTTAAATGCATTAAAAAATATTACTAAAGCATTTCTGGCACTTGCGATAGGTGTTGTAATTGGCCTATTGATCAAAAATTTTGATGTACATATATCATTCAACAGCTGGTATCTACTACTTATTTTTATTTTCTTAATCGGCATTGAACTCGCCTTTACCCAATTTGATCGCAGTTGGTTAAGTTGGAAAATTCTACTTGTTCCTGTTGCTGCTATTATTGGTTCTTGTCTCGCTTCTATCTTTAACTATTTTATTCTATCAGATCACTATAAAGTGAACGAAGTTCTCGCGTTAGCTCAAGGCTACGGTTGGTATTCAATGTCAGGAATTGTTTTTACTGAATTACACTCAGCAAAACTTGGTGGTATTGCGCTGCTTACTGATTTATTTAGAGAGATTTTTGCAATTCTATTGATGTATTGTTTAGGCTGGCGTTTTCCACGATCAGCTATTTCTAGTGCTGGCGCAACGTCGATGGACGTGACTTTAGCAATGGTCAAACAATCATGTGGTACGCATTACGTACCACACGCCATGATGAGCGGATTAATTCTATCCTTGCTCGCACCACTCTTAATCAGTTTATTTTTAAGCTTAAAATTTTAA
- the zapE gene encoding cell division protein ZapE: protein MLNSKPDSHSTAYIPTSPAERYAQALESGQFMPDEAQAQAVQELDRVWKELLTRYKASKKAFRRFRRQTYPKGVYMWGGVGRGKTWLMDQFYESVPFRRKTRMHFHHFMQHVHKELNKLSGQRNPLDLVADQIYKNAVVICFDEFFVSNVTDAMIISDLFQKLFERGVTLVATSNIAPEGLYKNGIHRDRFLPTIALVQKNCVVLNVDAGIDYRLRVLKQAQLFKYPLGSDVQAWMAERFNALTQTQVQSNSPIMINNRVVETLGHTEDVLWCEFSELCFKPRSPADFIEIANIYNTVLVSNVPHLTDFLSEGTRRFIYLVDEFYDRGVKLLLTSEDSIIDLYKGDKLAFEIERTRSRLLEMQSDDYLNSEHRQIQIAKTS, encoded by the coding sequence ATGTTAAATTCTAAGCCAGACTCGCATAGCACTGCATACATTCCAACATCACCTGCTGAGCGTTATGCTCAAGCACTTGAGTCAGGACAGTTTATGCCTGATGAAGCACAAGCTCAGGCTGTTCAAGAGCTAGATCGCGTGTGGAAAGAGTTACTCACTCGTTATAAAGCATCGAAGAAGGCGTTTCGACGTTTCCGTCGCCAAACCTATCCGAAAGGCGTTTATATGTGGGGTGGTGTAGGACGTGGAAAGACATGGTTAATGGATCAGTTCTATGAGTCTGTGCCATTCCGTCGCAAAACGCGTATGCATTTTCATCACTTTATGCAACATGTACATAAAGAGTTAAACAAACTTTCTGGTCAACGTAATCCATTGGATTTAGTTGCAGATCAAATCTACAAAAATGCTGTGGTGATCTGCTTTGATGAGTTCTTTGTATCAAATGTCACAGATGCAATGATCATAAGTGACTTGTTCCAAAAGTTGTTTGAACGTGGTGTTACTTTAGTTGCAACTTCAAATATTGCACCTGAAGGGTTATATAAAAATGGAATTCATCGTGATCGCTTCTTGCCAACGATCGCATTAGTCCAGAAAAATTGTGTTGTTCTAAACGTTGATGCAGGGATTGATTACCGTTTACGTGTATTAAAACAGGCGCAGTTATTCAAGTATCCACTTGGTAGTGATGTACAAGCTTGGATGGCTGAACGTTTTAATGCTTTAACTCAAACACAAGTGCAATCAAACTCTCCAATTATGATTAATAATCGTGTTGTTGAGACTTTGGGTCATACTGAAGATGTATTGTGGTGTGAGTTTTCTGAATTATGTTTTAAACCGCGTAGTCCTGCTGATTTCATCGAAATTGCGAATATATACAATACTGTGTTGGTCAGTAACGTCCCGCATTTAACAGACTTCTTGTCTGAAGGGACGCGTCGATTTATTTATTTGGTCGATGAGTTCTATGATCGTGGGGTGAAATTGTTATTGACCTCAGAGGATTCAATTATTGATTTATATAAAGGTGATAAATTAGCATTTGAAATTGAACGGACCCGTTCAAGATTACTAGAAATGCAATCAGATGATTATTTGAACTCTGAGCATCGACAAATACAAATCGCGAAAACTTCATGA